gtGGGGAGAGGTGGCGTGGAGCGACGGCAGctgtcctcccttccctggcATTGGACTGTCCCCCTGCGTCGTCCATCTGGGTGGTCCTGGCGCCCACCCATTGCGAcggggccgggggtggggaggcgaGAGCTCGGCCGGGCTGGGGCAGTGCTCTTCGCAGTGATGGTCACTTTGTCTGCAGGAGGCCACGGGAGGGGCAAGGCTCCAGTTCCCCACCCTCAGGAGCCAAAGACCGGTTCAGTAACCGGTTCCGGTGATCTCTGCAGAGTCGTCTGGCTCtggaagggggcggggggaatCCCCTTGTCTTGGGAGCAATTCAGCAGGTGAACCGAAAATGCAGTTGACCCCGAAATTTTTCCGGTGGAAATGGAAACTCTTCTCCTGTGTCTTTCCCCTCCACTCCATGCGTTGGGAGAGGAGTGACTTCCCCAACCTTTGGGGAGTCAGGTTGACATAGTGGTTAGCATGTCAACTCTGGAATCAAACCAGTTTTGGTTCCAATCCTAGCTTGGGCGTGTTAGCTATAAAtttgaacctcaatttcctcccCTGAAAAAGAGCATACAGCGATCATATCTACTGCACTGGGTGATTGTGAGATAAAACTTAATGCTTTTAAAGTACTTCCTACAGTGCTTCATGAAGAGCGGTGTTCAGTAAATGCTAGCAATTGATGAgcaaggtttgtttgtttgtttttaagattttatttatttattttagagggagagagagagagcgtgagcagtgaggaggagcagaaggggaggaagtgggagagggaaagaatctcaagctggctCCATGCTGAGAACTGAGCGGAGCTGGACCAGGGGCACCATtggtctcaccaccctgaaatcatgacctgaacccgaAACCAAtagtccaacgcttaaccaactgagccacccagatgtgcaccctcccccccttttttttgatgAGCAGGTTTTCATGATTCAGGTTGCTGAGACTGAAGGAGTCTTGTCAGAGTCAGTGGGTGGAATTCAAGGCTGGTTTTGGTGCCTGAGTGAAGACAGTCATGGGATCTGGGTGGGATTCCCTGGAGAATGCGGGAGTGTGTTGCAGGTGGTAGTGTTGGCGTCTGATCTCTCCTGGAGGACATGCACCGTACTTGGTTCATTTTCTACTCCTGGCATCTTCATTGTGTCAGGCATTGTATGTAGGGTCACTGTTGAATTAAATTGGAACAGTgagagggcggggggggggggggtctctgccAGAGTGTGGATAAATGTACTTCTGAGAGCAGTATACCCAAAAAGCTTCTTTCCAAGGAGAGTTAGTGATCCTCAGCCTGTCCCAGGGATGCAGGACACTGAAGGCAAGTGATATGAATAATGATTCCCACAGTATATGCCAAGTATAGGGTTGGGGACAGACTTTTGCAAAGTTAGAGAGTATTTATATGACCCAATAGAATCCAGATTATTTGCAGTGAGAAAGCCAAAGGCGATGAGTTTTGGGTACTATTTCTGGAAAATGGCATCTTCCAGTGAAAGATGGAAGTGTCCAGTGAGAAGGCCCTGTAGATAAAACCATTCTTCAGGCTGAGAGGTGTTGTGTGGACACTGATTTATCTCCCTGGGTTGCCAGCTCCttatccctctgtccctcctcctttccccactcagtttaaaaataaaatatgaggggcgcctgggtggcacagcggttgagcgtctgccttcggctcagggcgtgatcccggcgttatgggatcgagccccgcatcaggctcctccgctatgagcctgcttcttcctctcgcactccccctgcttgtgttccctctctcgctggctgtctctatctctgtcaaataaataaataaaaatctttaaaaaaaaaaaaaagaaagcactacATACACATAGTAAAACACCCTAACAGTATAGAAAGGttgaaaacaaaaagtgaagGTCCCTCCACACACCCCTTACCCTTAGTCCCTCTTCTCAAGGATATCTGCTATTAACTCTTGCTTCTATAACCTTACAGGGGAAAATCATGCATATGTGGACAGGATCATACagtacattttcttttgcatcttgcctttttctcttaaTGTATCTTGGTGACCTTTCCATAATGAACACACACAATTCTAGTTCATTAAAAACGTGGTTGCATAGTATTCGCCTGTGTGATTGTACCTCATTGATTTAACTTGTCTCCTATTGGTGGACATTCAGGTCATTTTTACTTTTGCACTAGTACAAAACCCTGGTGAATGGACATCTCTGAACTTGTAATTTGATGTTTTTTGGCAGCATATCCGAAAGGGTAAATTTTTACATGGAAATTTCTGGGacaaaagaagtgtgtgtgtgtgtttaattttacattttatatttaattttttttttttttaaatttttgagagagagagagaactcataTGAGcggggggggcaggggtagagggagaagaaaagagagagaatcttttttttttttttaaagattttacttatttattcgacagagatagagacagccagcgagagagggaacacaagcagggggagtgggagaggaagaagcaggcttatagcagaggagcctgatgtgggactcgatcccataacgccgggatcacgccctgagctgaaggcagacgcttaaccgctgtgccacccaggcgccccgagagagaatcttaagcaggctccatgctggagccCACTAGGGTCTTGACTTAGGGCtatatctcatgaccctgaaatcatgacctgagccaaaatcaagggtcggacgcttaacggactgagccacccaggcatcccaaaagaaGTGTGCATTctaagttttaataaatattgccaaatttctCTCTGAAATGGTGTTCCAAATTACATCTGGATCAACAGTGGATATTAGCACattgaaaaatgtgattttaccAGTCTGATaggttttctttcagttctttttttttttttaatattttatttatttgagagagagagagagagacagagggtatgaatggggtgaggaggagcagagggggagggagaagcagactccccactgagccaggaacctgactcagggctcaatgccaggaccaaTTCcaggatggatcccaggaccctggcaccatgacctgagcggaaggtaggcacttaaccaactgagccacccaggcaccactttcTTTCAGTTCTAAAGAGTAGAGTGTGGTATTGAAATGTTGCATTTTCCTATATCTTGTTTTTCCCTTCATATTTTGATAGCCAAAGGCAATGGCAGGAACGGGAAGGCTTGGTTGGAGCAGTCAGTAGAGGTGGGAATGACAACAAAACCTTAGTCCTGTGACAACTTTCAGGGTTGATTTTTTTGGGGAATAGAATTGTGCAGATTACctgacagttttcttcttttctgaaccAAATGTTAGTTTTAACTACTTTGGatgaaaaaaattccagaaattatAACATAACTCCTtgactttaaaatgaatataaatagatAAGAATCATCTTGATGATGTAGGCCCATCAATGATAGCCCCAGGCTATAATTCAGTGCTGTCCTTAGGGCATTTTGAATATGTAGGAGCATTTAATATGCTTAGCTACATGGCCTCAGgctgatattttgaaaaaattcctgggtctattttttaagtaacttgtTTATCTCTTCCTAGCTGTCAGTTCTCACCTTTGTCAGTTTACTTGCTTATAGACGCTCCTCCACTTCTCTCTCGAGTTGGGTGTCTAGTTTCTAAACTTAACACATCACTTGATATAAATATGTAGAAAGTAGGTGTGAACAGCCCCTTAATAAGGTTGTTGAGAGTCTGCAATGAGTCTAGTCTGTGCAGTTAGCATATAGACCTTGGGGAATTTATTTTGCCAGTGGAAGGGCCCTTTTTGTGGGGAGGGAGTGCCTGATTTCTGTCTGGGTGAGGTATTGTGTTGCATTCGTAGAAAGGAAGAGTGCCAAGGAGTTGGCTGTGGTTGCCAGCTCTAACTAGGCCTTCTGTGATTCCAGTAGAGGGAGATGATGTACTTGGTTTTAGAAACTTCTCTGTGTTACATGGGTCCATATGAAGAAGGGATAGTCGATGGATTGTTACTGAAACCCAAGTTTGGCTGCTTGTTGCTCAAAAGGTCCATACTCAAGAGAGGAGCTTGGccacctggggagaaggcaggctcTTGTCCAAAAGCCAACTCCGAAgtttctgcctggcccagagatttttaaaggggTTTAATCAGTTAAGGGAGTACAGTGGTCTTTAACATTTCCTGATGATGTGCAACTCAGTGATGCTAGCTACAGAATTATCTCAGTGCACAGAGGTTGTGCAAGAAGGTCTGGTTCCTGGCTACCCCGGGGTTGTGCAAGAGTACTCTGATCTTTCTGCAAAGGAGGGCAAGGTTTACAGATGCACAGAGTGAGTTCAGTAGACTCATTTATgtgaccttaaaaaagaaaaacattttgttaaaagattGCCGGGCTAATCAGAAAGCTGAGGTGGCTTCAAACAGACTTGctggcctctgtggcctgggaaagttCTGGTCCTTCATTTTCCAAGGTCAGTGGTCCGCAAATCTCAAAGAAAGCAAATTAGTTCTGTTATAGATTAAGGGCCTTAGGTCAGTAAGCAAGGAGTTGTGTTAACTTGAAGCAAGTTAACCCTTAAGACCAGCTCCAGTGCTGTGACAGGATGGCTCTGTGGTTTGTGTTATGGGAAAAGATGGAGGCGGGAGCTCAGGGAAGATCAGCATCTGTCTTTGTTACCAGCAGAAGGATTTAAAACTTGATTTATACCTGTTCTACTTAGCAGTTAAGAAAGGAGTCTTCCTTCGTACTTAGTTAACCTACTTTGTCCAGAGCATTCTGCCAGGTGCTGTGCGCGGGTAGCAAATGGAGATAAGACGAGGCTCTTGCCTTCAAAGGCTTGGAGTCCACTGACAGACTGGGCCAGGACATACAATTCAGGGGAGTGAAGTCCATCAGTTGGGAGTCTCTcatttgcaagagagagaacCCAACTCAGACCAGCTAAGGCAAACAGAGACTTACTTGGCTTCTGGCCCAGCGTGAGTTGGGGCTCAGATGGTGTCCCCGGGCTCCATCTGTTGGTCCTGCCTGAGCTGGACTGTCGTCACCTTTGTCGGGCTGGTTCCCCTGGCGGTGAGGCAGCATCTCTGACACCCCACATGCCCACAGAGTAGACAGTGCTCTTTTTCGGAACCCCCAGTAAACATGTATTGCTTCTCATTGCTGTGACCAAGCCGCATGGCCATCTCTGAGCTAAACACTGCGCTCAGAAGGTGGGATGCCTTGATTGTGTTAGCCTCTGTTTATATCTAGAGCCTGAGGATGGCACCAACTTGATGCAAAACACCTTGGCCAAGGATGGGGGGAAGGGTGGATCTCTCAAAGCCAGAAAGGGCACTGAAACCGTAAGAATGATGACTGTATGCTGGCTAGCCCAAGAATCCACCATGCTTCCCCGAAGTGATGATGATAGGGGTGCCGAGACAGGCGAGTATAGTCTCTAAGTTGCGTGTCAGGATTGAACTGTAAAGTGTTAGATTTGGGTATTATCTGTATTTTGAGTCTTGAAGAAAGTATAGCGTGGGCACAGAGCAGGAACTCCAGGGGATAACTGACCTGGTTTTGAGTTCTGGCTCTGTTACAGCTGGGTCGTCTCCTACCTTCTCTAAGTCTCGATTTCCTTATCAGAAAAATGGGGGACAATATGGGTATTTTATCATCAGGTTTTTATAAAAATTCGCTGAGTAATTCCACGTAAAACACGATGTACTACGCTACGTGCAGTCTGTTCTggttatttctgttgtttttcataCATTAACCCCGTTGGACAACATCTGATTTTTGTTAGATCCCAAAATAGCCCATGTGTCATAAAGAAACTATTGAACCAGTGTTTTTGGacgaatgaaaaagaaaaattaaaactgaacatCATATTTGTAAGGTTGGGATCGGTGAattaactggggaaaaaaaaaaaatctttgcagagATACAGGCCAGCGCAGAGCAGCAGAGCCGGTGGAGAAATGGAGATGCAGTCCTACTGCGCCAAGCTCTTGGGGGAGCTGAATGAGCAGCGAAAGAGGGACTTCTTCTGTGACTGCAGCATCATCGTGGAAGGGCGGATCTTCAAGGCCCACAGGAACATTCTGTTTGCCAACAGCGGCTACTTCCGAGCCCTGCTCATTCACTACATCCAGGACAGCGGGCGCCACAGCACCGCCTCCCTGGACATTGTCACCTCGGACGCCTTCGCCACCATCTTAGACTTCCTGTACTCCGGGAAGCTGGATTTGTGCGGCGAGAACGTGATCGAAGTTATGTCGGCTGCCAGCTACCTGCAGATGAACGATGTGGTGAACTTCTGCAAGACCTACATCAGGTCGTCCCTCGACATCTGCcggaagatggagaaggaggcggcggtggcggcggcggtggcggcggcggcggcggccgtaGCGGCTCATCAGGTGGACGGGGGAAGCCCCAGTGCAGGCAGGGAAGGGACCTCCTGTGACGCCAAGAGCTTGGTCTCCTCTCCCGCCACTGGAGAGGGGAGTGTGGACTG
This window of the Ailuropoda melanoleuca isolate Jingjing chromosome 2, ASM200744v2, whole genome shotgun sequence genome carries:
- the LOC117797243 gene encoding zinc finger and BTB domain-containing protein 8B-like encodes the protein MEMQSYCAKLLGELNEQRKRDFFCDCSIIVEGRIFKAHRNILFANSGYFRALLIHYIQDSGRHSTASLDIVTSDAFATILDFLYSGKLDLCGENVIEVMSAASYLQMNDVVNFCKTYIRSSLDICRKMEKEAAVAAAVAAAAAAVAAHQVDGGSPSAGREGTSCDAKSLVSSPATGEGSVDCPGESPCSDCRGCHQLGLVVKDSQGSDLSILPRQIEPKVEFDADEVEGEGGEPLPPYAAPLSLAHVDEGLPGGQAVDLAYSNYHVKQLLEALLRKGAVPSKDDADHHFSRSLEGRPDGAGGAMSSMADVQTDWYGEDAGLRTKGEGSQNFFLCMITYSRQVRN